A window of the Camelus ferus isolate YT-003-E chromosome 22, BCGSAC_Cfer_1.0, whole genome shotgun sequence genome harbors these coding sequences:
- the MBD3 gene encoding methyl-CpG-binding domain protein 3 isoform X3, with protein MDLSTFDFRTGKMLMSKMNKSRQRVRYDSPNPVKGKPDLNTALPVRQTASIFKQPVTKITNHPSNKVKSDPQKAVEQPRQLFWEKKLSGLNAFDIAEELVKTMDLPKGLQGVGPGCTDETLLSAIASALHTSTMPITGQLSAAVEKNPGVWLNTAQPLCKAFMVTDEDIRKQEELVQQVRKRLEEALMADMLAHVEELARDGEAPLDKVGADEEEEEEEEEEEEEPDQDQDMEHV; from the exons ATGGACCTGAGCACCTTTGACTTCCGCACAGGCAAGATGCTGATGAGCAAGATGAACAAGAGCCGGCAGAGGGTGCGGTACGACTCCCCCAACCCGGTCAAG GGCAAACCCGACCTGAACACGGCCCTCCCGGTCAGGCAGACCGCGTCCATCTTCAAGCAGCCAGTGACCAAGATCACCAACCATCCCAGCAACAAGGTGAAGAGCGACCCCCAGAAGGCCGTGGAACAGCCCCGGCAG CTCTTCTGGGAGAAGAAGCTAAGCGGCTTGAATGCCTTCGACATTGCAGAGGAGCTGGTGAAAACCATGGACCTCCCCAAGGGTTTGCAAG GCGTGGGGCCCGGCTGCACGGATGAGACGCTGCTCTCGGCTATCGCCAGTGCCCTGCACACCAGCACCATGCCCATCACCGGGCAGCTCTCGGCCGCCGTGGAGAAGAACCCCGGGGTCTGGCTCAACACAGCCCAGCCGCTCTGCAAGGCCTTCATGGTGACTGACGAGGACATCAG gaagcaggaggagctggtgcagCAGGTCCGCAAGCGGCTGGAGGAGGCACTGATGGCCGACATGCTGGCCCATGTGGAGGAGCTGGCCCGGGACGGGGAGGCGCCGCTGGATAAGGTGGGCGccgacgaggaggaggaggaggaggaggaggaggaggaggaggagccggaCCAGGACCAGGACATGGAGCACGTCTAG
- the MBD3 gene encoding methyl-CpG-binding domain protein 3 isoform X1: MERKRWECPALPQGWEREEVPRRSGLSAGHRDVFYYSPSGKKFRSKPQLARYLGGSMDLSTFDFRTGKMLMSKMNKSRQRVRYDSPNPVKGKPDLNTALPVRQTASIFKQPVTKITNHPSNKVKSDPQKAVEQPRQLFWEKKLSGLNAFDIAEELVKTMDLPKGLQGVGPGCTDETLLSAIASALHTSTMPITGQLSAAVEKNPGVWLNTAQPLCKAFMVTDEDIRKQEELVQQVRKRLEEALMADMLAHVEELARDGEAPLDKVGADEEEEEEEEEEEEEPDQDQDMEHV; encoded by the exons ATGGAGCGGAAGAGGTGGGAGTGCCCGGCGCTCccgcagggctgggagagggaagaagtgcCCAGAAGGTCGGGGCTGTCGGCCGGCCACAGGGATGTCTTTTACTATAG CCCGAGCGGGAAGAAGTTCCGGAGCAAGCCACAGCTGGCGCGGTACCTGGGGGGCTCCATGGACCTGAGCACCTTTGACTTCCGCACAGGCAAGATGCTGATGAGCAAGATGAACAAGAGCCGGCAGAGGGTGCGGTACGACTCCCCCAACCCGGTCAAG GGCAAACCCGACCTGAACACGGCCCTCCCGGTCAGGCAGACCGCGTCCATCTTCAAGCAGCCAGTGACCAAGATCACCAACCATCCCAGCAACAAGGTGAAGAGCGACCCCCAGAAGGCCGTGGAACAGCCCCGGCAG CTCTTCTGGGAGAAGAAGCTAAGCGGCTTGAATGCCTTCGACATTGCAGAGGAGCTGGTGAAAACCATGGACCTCCCCAAGGGTTTGCAAG GCGTGGGGCCCGGCTGCACGGATGAGACGCTGCTCTCGGCTATCGCCAGTGCCCTGCACACCAGCACCATGCCCATCACCGGGCAGCTCTCGGCCGCCGTGGAGAAGAACCCCGGGGTCTGGCTCAACACAGCCCAGCCGCTCTGCAAGGCCTTCATGGTGACTGACGAGGACATCAG gaagcaggaggagctggtgcagCAGGTCCGCAAGCGGCTGGAGGAGGCACTGATGGCCGACATGCTGGCCCATGTGGAGGAGCTGGCCCGGGACGGGGAGGCGCCGCTGGATAAGGTGGGCGccgacgaggaggaggaggaggaggaggaggaggaggaggaggagccggaCCAGGACCAGGACATGGAGCACGTCTAG
- the MBD3 gene encoding methyl-CpG-binding domain protein 3 isoform X2, which yields MERKSPSGKKFRSKPQLARYLGGSMDLSTFDFRTGKMLMSKMNKSRQRVRYDSPNPVKGKPDLNTALPVRQTASIFKQPVTKITNHPSNKVKSDPQKAVEQPRQLFWEKKLSGLNAFDIAEELVKTMDLPKGLQGVGPGCTDETLLSAIASALHTSTMPITGQLSAAVEKNPGVWLNTAQPLCKAFMVTDEDIRKQEELVQQVRKRLEEALMADMLAHVEELARDGEAPLDKVGADEEEEEEEEEEEEEPDQDQDMEHV from the exons ATGGAGCGGAAGAG CCCGAGCGGGAAGAAGTTCCGGAGCAAGCCACAGCTGGCGCGGTACCTGGGGGGCTCCATGGACCTGAGCACCTTTGACTTCCGCACAGGCAAGATGCTGATGAGCAAGATGAACAAGAGCCGGCAGAGGGTGCGGTACGACTCCCCCAACCCGGTCAAG GGCAAACCCGACCTGAACACGGCCCTCCCGGTCAGGCAGACCGCGTCCATCTTCAAGCAGCCAGTGACCAAGATCACCAACCATCCCAGCAACAAGGTGAAGAGCGACCCCCAGAAGGCCGTGGAACAGCCCCGGCAG CTCTTCTGGGAGAAGAAGCTAAGCGGCTTGAATGCCTTCGACATTGCAGAGGAGCTGGTGAAAACCATGGACCTCCCCAAGGGTTTGCAAG GCGTGGGGCCCGGCTGCACGGATGAGACGCTGCTCTCGGCTATCGCCAGTGCCCTGCACACCAGCACCATGCCCATCACCGGGCAGCTCTCGGCCGCCGTGGAGAAGAACCCCGGGGTCTGGCTCAACACAGCCCAGCCGCTCTGCAAGGCCTTCATGGTGACTGACGAGGACATCAG gaagcaggaggagctggtgcagCAGGTCCGCAAGCGGCTGGAGGAGGCACTGATGGCCGACATGCTGGCCCATGTGGAGGAGCTGGCCCGGGACGGGGAGGCGCCGCTGGATAAGGTGGGCGccgacgaggaggaggaggaggaggaggaggaggaggaggaggagccggaCCAGGACCAGGACATGGAGCACGTCTAG
- the MEX3D gene encoding LOW QUALITY PROTEIN: RNA-binding protein MEX3D (The sequence of the model RefSeq protein was modified relative to this genomic sequence to represent the inferred CDS: deleted 1 base in 1 codon) — translation MSVIGSRKKSVNMTECVPVPSSEHVAEIVGRQGCKIKALRAKTNTYIKTPVRGEEPVFIVTGRKEDVEMAKREILSAAEHFSVIRATRSKAGGLPGTAQGPPNLPGQTTIQVRVPYRVVGLVVGPKGATIKRIQQRTHTYIVTPGRDKEPVFAVTGMPENVDRAREEIEAHITLRTGAFTDAGPDSDFHSNGTDVCLDLLGAATGLWAKAPNPARRPPAPTAALRGDATLGAPGGPEAFYAGGRGGPPVPVPEAGPASPYGASGNGGFTFGGDGPGAPAGPPGPEDCDFGFDFLALDLTVPAAATIWAPFERAAPLPAFSGCSAINGAPVPPTAGARRSSGAGTPRHSPTLPEPGGLGLELPLARRTAPDPLGALPWRPPQGPLSSFSSSTSFSTATSLPSSSSVSSCSPLDSSASEGGRKAPAAPNPGATAPALARECVVCAEGEVMAALVPCGHNLFCMDCAVRICGKSEPECPACRTPATQAIHIFS, via the exons ATGAGCGTGATCGGCAGTCGCAAGAAGAGCGTGAACATGACCGAGTGTGTGCCCGTGCCCAGCTCCGAGCACGTCGCGGAGATCGTGGGTCGCCAGG gCTGCAAGATCAAGGCACTTCGAGCCAAGACGAACACATACATCAAGACGCCGGTGCGCGGCGAGGAGCCGGTCTTCATTGTGACCGGCCGCAAGGAGGATGTGGAGATGGCCAAGCGCGAGATCCTGTCGGCTGCCGAGCACTTCTCCGTGATCCGCGCCACGCGCAGCAAGGCCGGCGGGCTGCCGGGCACCGCGCAGGGCCCGCCCAACCTGCCGGGACAGACCACCATCCAGGTGCGTGTGCCCTACCGCgtggtggggctggtggtggggccCAAGGGCGCCACCATCAAGCGCATCCAGCAGCGGACGCACACGTACATCGTGACGCCCGGGCGCGACAAGGAGCCAGTGTTCGCCGTGACAGGCATGCCCGAGAACGTGGACCGGGCGCGCGAGGAGATCGAGGCCCACATCACGCTGCGCACGGGCGCCTTCACCGATGCCGGCCCCGACAGTGACTTCCACTCCAAC GGCACCGACGTCTGCCTTGATCTGCTTGGGGCGGCCACAGGTCTCTGGGCCAAGGCCCCCAACCCGGCGCGGCGGCCCCCGGCACCCACGGCTGCCCTCCGCGGGGACGCAACGCTGGGCGCCCCAGGGGGCCCTGAGGCCTTCTACGCTGGCGGCCGCGGGGGTCCACCCGTGCCAGTGCCGGAAGCGGGCCCCGCCAGCCCCTACGGCGCTTCAGGCAATGGGGGCTTCACCTTTGGCGGGGATGGTCCCGGGGCCCCCGCAGGGCCGCCCGGCCCAGAAGACTGTGACTTCGGCTTTGACTTCCTGGCGCTGGACCTGACTGTTCCCGCCGCGGCCACCATCTGGGCCCCCTTTGAGCGGGCTGCGCCCCTGCCGGCCTTCAGCGGCTGCTCGGCCATCAACGGCGCCCCCGTGCCACCCACCGCCGGTGCCCGGCGCAGCAGCGGGGCCGGCACGCCGCGCCACTCGCCCACGCTGCCCGAGCCCGGCGGCCTGGGCCTGGAGCTCCCGCTGGCCCGCCGCACCGCGCCCGACCCGCTGGGCGCGCTGCCCTGGCGGCCCCCGCAGGGCCCCCTGTCGTCCTTCTCGAGCAGCACCAGCTTCTCCACGGCCACCTCGCTGCCCAGCAGCTCCTCGGTCTCCTCGTGCTCCCCGCTGGACTCGAGTGCCTCGGAAGGCGGCCGCAAGGCCCCGGCGGCCCCGAACCCGGGCGCCACCGCGCCAGCCCTGGCGCGGGAGTGCGTGGTGTGCGCCGAGGGCGAGGTCATGGCCGCGCTGGTGCCCTGCGGCCACAACCTCTTCTGCATGGACTGCGCCGTCCGCATCTGCGGCAAGAGTGAGCCCGAGTGCCCGGCCTGCCGCACGCCCGCCACCCAGGCCATCCATATCTTTTCGTAG